The Methylomusa anaerophila genome has a segment encoding these proteins:
- a CDS encoding O-linked N-acetylglucosamine transferase, SPINDLY family protein, which yields MIGTDDTDTHSIFDLIIERYKIAETIQAAQTVGWDHAWKQFDEIHNGFDCQSRNNSTNNTNEKTLYVDLFFGHCLKCISSTQDYKLLWEILYRWFTNRKLEQRNGAISDAEKISLLHFCVNMRVKLQKFFAKNPPAAITGLPAEQQRLMISIWRQIFLEPFSALNLYWTSFKSFKKEEINVQSLTAGACDYYSQLIIASMYQPFAAGDYAIDAQALVRSALPFCYKTSIMHWMVNIPYFNAEERHRQKLLRYVPDLCHAIKNHPAMINTNFFLTFVQEVMTGFWRASYIGGNNIDGLAAFGDFISHVMNKFMPCPKPKPARKLLGGGEKLRIGYISRNFYKQAVSCYMVNRVIHHDRNKFEVYVYALGDYHDEISDLFKNNCQYFERIENMMDFSTIIQNIINSKLDILIYPDIGMDPVTYILSGLQLAPVQCALVGHGTTTGMPTIQYYISGDFEPPNARHHYREKIVKLPNLGAAQYLPSHPEDKLTREDLGLPADAVVFISCANGIKHGHLRDRLFVEILKKAPNAWVVLKPFATHASIDRVYSRRIAGAAKVAGVGDRLLLLPPLGHSQHVMGILSLADVQLDTYPYGGWTTNMEALYMGLPIVTQEGELARSRWGAGMLRALGITEGIAANEEEYVDWAVRLAQDAKLRRRLSTRIKARVKKVLFNGPIAQRSYEEALIKIHEETLRQTETVAQYSAKKFNANKITVATSLSINNTELQQKALTTWLNAGFHIASLNILRDIAKLKPKYPDIEFIAAAENATSKYGNSYLPFHQFLEFFSSRDLKICGIISPDIHLTRDAFYEYIQREADGSMLYGSRVDVEHLTSPDGEMYQNGFDYFFFDKSIIQYYPHLDMYLGLPWCDYWIVLTPLMRKLPVKQVTTPVARHVKHRNSLDSNTWQELGMSFARHFRPPFDLSPAFLPKYAKETWAIINHLSQKVSIE from the coding sequence ATGATCGGTACTGACGATACCGATACTCATAGTATTTTCGATTTGATTATAGAAAGATATAAAATAGCCGAAACCATACAAGCTGCTCAAACAGTTGGCTGGGACCATGCCTGGAAGCAATTTGACGAAATACATAACGGTTTTGATTGCCAAAGCCGCAATAACAGCACTAACAACACGAATGAAAAAACCTTATATGTCGACTTGTTTTTCGGCCATTGCCTGAAATGCATTTCTTCAACCCAAGATTACAAGCTGCTGTGGGAAATTCTTTACCGTTGGTTCACAAACCGCAAGCTGGAGCAGCGCAACGGCGCAATTTCTGATGCTGAAAAAATATCCCTGCTCCATTTCTGTGTGAATATGCGCGTAAAACTCCAGAAATTTTTCGCCAAAAATCCGCCGGCTGCTATAACCGGCCTACCGGCTGAACAGCAAAGACTAATGATCAGTATTTGGCGGCAAATATTTTTGGAACCCTTTTCGGCGCTCAATCTGTATTGGACTTCTTTTAAATCTTTTAAAAAAGAGGAAATAAATGTGCAATCACTCACCGCCGGCGCTTGCGACTACTATAGCCAGCTAATAATCGCCAGCATGTATCAGCCTTTTGCTGCCGGCGATTACGCAATTGACGCCCAAGCCTTGGTCCGGTCCGCACTACCCTTTTGCTATAAAACCTCAATCATGCACTGGATGGTAAATATCCCCTATTTTAATGCCGAGGAAAGACATCGGCAGAAGCTATTGCGCTACGTTCCGGATTTATGTCATGCTATCAAGAATCATCCGGCAATGATTAACACCAATTTCTTTTTGACATTCGTACAGGAAGTCATGACCGGCTTTTGGCGCGCTTCCTATATCGGCGGCAATAATATCGACGGTCTTGCCGCATTTGGCGATTTTATCAGTCACGTCATGAATAAATTTATGCCTTGTCCCAAACCCAAGCCGGCGCGAAAGCTGCTTGGAGGCGGAGAGAAGCTTCGCATCGGCTACATATCCCGTAATTTTTATAAGCAAGCGGTAAGCTGCTACATGGTGAACCGGGTCATCCACCATGACCGCAACAAATTTGAAGTATATGTATATGCGTTAGGCGACTATCATGATGAGATTTCCGATCTCTTTAAAAATAATTGCCAATATTTTGAGCGAATTGAAAACATGATGGACTTCAGCACTATTATCCAAAACATCATTAACAGCAAGCTTGATATCTTAATTTACCCCGACATTGGTATGGACCCGGTTACATACATTCTCTCCGGACTACAGCTTGCACCGGTCCAGTGCGCCTTGGTCGGCCATGGCACAACCACAGGTATGCCCACCATCCAGTACTATATCAGCGGTGACTTTGAACCGCCAAATGCCCGGCACCATTATCGGGAAAAAATTGTTAAACTGCCCAACCTGGGCGCTGCTCAATATCTGCCTAGCCACCCGGAAGATAAACTTACCCGCGAGGATTTGGGATTACCGGCAGACGCGGTAGTCTTTATCTCCTGCGCCAACGGTATCAAGCATGGGCATCTGCGTGATCGGCTGTTTGTAGAAATACTGAAAAAAGCTCCCAATGCCTGGGTTGTGTTAAAGCCTTTTGCTACCCACGCCAGCATTGATCGTGTTTACTCCCGGCGAATTGCCGGCGCCGCTAAGGTAGCGGGGGTTGGAGACCGGTTGCTGCTTCTGCCGCCGCTTGGCCACTCACAACATGTTATGGGGATTTTATCCCTGGCGGATGTGCAGTTGGACACCTACCCTTACGGCGGCTGGACTACCAACATGGAAGCTTTATATATGGGCCTGCCCATTGTAACCCAGGAAGGAGAATTGGCCCGCAGCCGCTGGGGGGCGGGAATGCTGCGGGCCTTAGGAATCACTGAAGGTATCGCCGCCAACGAAGAGGAGTACGTGGATTGGGCTGTCAGACTGGCGCAAGACGCCAAGCTCCGCCGCCGCCTTAGCACAAGGATTAAAGCCCGGGTAAAAAAAGTCCTGTTCAATGGCCCAATAGCGCAGCGATCCTATGAAGAAGCCTTAATTAAAATTCATGAGGAGACTTTGCGGCAAACGGAAACGGTTGCCCAATACTCAGCAAAGAAATTTAACGCCAATAAGATTACTGTCGCAACTTCCTTATCCATTAACAATACCGAACTGCAGCAGAAAGCTTTGACTACCTGGTTGAACGCCGGATTTCATATCGCCAGTCTCAATATATTAAGGGACATTGCCAAACTGAAGCCAAAGTATCCGGATATAGAATTCATTGCGGCAGCGGAAAATGCAACAAGCAAATATGGCAATTCCTACCTTCCCTTTCATCAGTTTTTAGAGTTTTTCAGCAGCCGGGATTTAAAAATATGCGGCATAATCAGTCCGGATATTCATCTAACCAGGGATGCTTTCTATGAATACATCCAGCGGGAAGCAGACGGTTCCATGCTATACGGGTCAAGAGTTGACGTGGAACACCTGACGTCCCCGGACGGAGAAATGTATCAAAACGGATTTGATTATTTTTTCTTTGATAAAAGCATTATCCAATATTATCCTCACCTTGACATGTATTTAGGCCTGCCTTGGTGTGATTACTGGATTGTCCTGACACCGTTAATGCGCAAGTTACCGGTTAAGCAAGTGACAACGCCCGTTGCCCGGCATGTAAAACATAGGAATTCTCTCGATTCTAACACTTGGCAGGAACTTGGCATGTCTTTTGCCCGGCATTTTCGCCCGCCGTTTGACTTGTCGCCGGCTTTCCTGCCCAAATATGCCAAAGAAACTTGGGCAATTATTAATCACCTTTCCCAAAAAGTATCAATAGAATGA
- a CDS encoding coiled-coil domain-containing protein produces MGDRDHDKVTGCCDGDEVANIISCLCDLRKTVAGVVDCLDGRCSHDLRNKVIFCVLLEEIRKIKAKLDNPKFGLKEIKDEVIEINDIVNNSVFGLKEIKNEVIDIESSLGNDLFGLSEIKHEIIELNDLLNNKNFGLGEIKGEIRFIENQVVHINDSVNNQFFGLNEIKKEVIEINETVTDINDEIAGINDSINNEYFGLSEIKNEITGINDLLNSEDFGLHEIKTEVRGVENGIRRVLRTLHNEDFGLKEIKSEVGSIDDDIQRVICLLTHSHRNNEEFGAGVNEIKTEFRGMENDIHRVIRILKDEDFGLKEIKGEVYGVGNDIHRVIRILKNGDFGLNEIKNEVRGAENDIHKVLCVLNNEDFGLYGIKCKVEEDIERVAHILNNENYGLKEIKDEVCGIEDDIKCILGLVAHGHRDNEANGDLRFNEIKDEVRCTENGIRRVSRILNNENFGLNKIKNEVYDIGNAVFIINDTINSQFFGLNDIKQEIIDINNILANNLLELNDIKSEVKGIGNRNIENIENDITTGAVIRDRDSRNLVFKVINTSPAAQNVIMTVWNHDICPAICFCEAVFQVQPNCSNDIEFNIYTPDNGGPILDNYELTVSGVVPGIYVYTTTVSEDNRFSSPNTFRSGDFVTRVFKSPGP; encoded by the coding sequence TTGGGGGACCGCGATCATGATAAGGTCACCGGTTGCTGCGACGGCGATGAGGTTGCCAACATAATATCCTGCCTATGTGATTTAAGGAAAACTGTAGCCGGCGTGGTAGACTGCCTGGATGGACGCTGCAGCCATGATCTTAGAAACAAAGTTATTTTTTGTGTTCTGTTGGAAGAAATTCGCAAGATCAAAGCGAAACTTGATAATCCCAAATTTGGGCTTAAAGAAATTAAAGATGAAGTTATTGAAATTAATGATATCGTAAATAACTCGGTTTTTGGTCTTAAAGAGATAAAAAACGAAGTTATCGATATTGAAAGCAGTCTCGGCAATGATTTATTTGGCCTTAGTGAAATCAAGCATGAGATAATCGAGCTAAATGACTTACTTAATAACAAAAACTTCGGTCTTGGGGAAATCAAGGGAGAAATCCGCTTTATTGAAAACCAGGTTGTTCATATCAATGACAGCGTCAATAACCAGTTTTTCGGCTTAAATGAAATCAAAAAGGAAGTTATTGAGATTAACGAAACCGTTACCGACATAAACGATGAAATTGCCGGCATTAATGACAGCATTAATAACGAATACTTCGGTCTCAGTGAGATTAAAAACGAAATTACCGGCATTAATGACTTACTTAACAGTGAGGATTTCGGACTCCATGAAATTAAGACTGAAGTCCGCGGGGTGGAAAATGGTATCCGCCGCGTCCTTCGCACGCTTCACAATGAAGACTTTGGCTTAAAAGAGATTAAGAGCGAAGTAGGCAGTATCGACGACGACATCCAACGTGTCATTTGCCTTCTCACCCACAGCCACCGGAACAATGAAGAATTTGGCGCCGGTGTCAATGAAATTAAGACTGAGTTTCGCGGGATGGAAAACGACATTCACCGGGTGATTCGCATTCTCAAAGACGAAGACTTCGGGCTTAAAGAGATTAAGGGCGAAGTATACGGGGTGGGAAATGACATCCACCGGGTGATTCGCATTCTTAAAAATGGCGACTTCGGGCTTAATGAGATCAAAAACGAAGTGCGCGGCGCAGAAAACGATATCCACAAAGTCCTTTGCGTTCTCAACAATGAAGACTTCGGGCTTTACGGGATTAAATGCAAGGTGGAAGAAGATATTGAGCGCGTCGCTCATATTCTCAACAATGAAAACTACGGCCTTAAAGAGATTAAAGACGAAGTATGCGGTATAGAAGATGACATCAAATGCATTCTCGGCCTTGTAGCCCATGGCCACCGGGACAATGAAGCGAATGGAGACTTGCGTTTTAACGAGATAAAAGACGAAGTCCGTTGTACGGAAAACGGCATTCGCCGCGTCTCTCGTATTCTCAACAATGAAAACTTCGGGCTTAACAAAATTAAAAATGAAGTCTACGACATTGGCAACGCCGTATTTATTATCAATGACACAATTAATAGCCAGTTTTTTGGTTTGAATGACATCAAGCAAGAAATCATTGACATTAACAATATTTTGGCAAATAATCTGCTTGAGTTAAATGATATTAAGAGTGAAGTAAAAGGAATTGGCAACAGAAACATTGAAAATATTGAAAATGATATTACTACCGGCGCAGTTATACGCGACAGAGATTCCCGCAATTTGGTCTTTAAGGTAATTAATACCTCACCCGCTGCTCAGAATGTTATCATGACGGTCTGGAACCATGATATTTGCCCGGCAATCTGTTTCTGTGAAGCCGTGTTCCAGGTACAACCCAATTGCTCCAATGATATAGAATTCAACATTTATACGCCGGACAACGGTGGCCCCATCCTGGACAATTATGAACTTACAGTATCCGGTGTTGTCCCCGGCATCTATGTTTACACTACCACAGTATCTGAGGATAACAGATTCTCAAGTCCCAACACCTTCCGCAGCGGCGACTTTGTAACCCGGGTTTTCAAGAGTCCTGGCCCGTAA
- the pyc gene encoding pyruvate carboxylase: MKKIHTVLVANRGEIAIRVFRACNELGIRTIAIYSKEDIFSLHRYTADEAYLIGEGKGPIGAYLDIEGIMEIAKKRGVDAIHPGYGFLSENINLAKRCAEEGFIFIGPEMQHLQMFGDKINARKKAVEVGLPVIPGSDGPVTDIEEVKTFAAQHGFPFIIKAILGGGGRGMRIVRTAAALEESYHRAKSEAQSSFGNDEIYLEKLIEYPKHIEVQILGDKFGNIVHLFERDCSVQRRHQKVIEIAPSISLSNELRLSICNAAVKLMRHVGYISAGTVEFLVTSDQSFYFIEVNPRIQVEHTITEMVTGIDMVQAQLLIADGYRLYDEEVGIPQQENIRCNGHAIQCRITTEDPSNQFMPDTGKISVYRSAGGPGVRLDAGNAYAGSVITPFYDSLLVKVSTWGLTHKSAIAKMKRCLGEFRIRGIKTNIAFLYNVVNHEKFLHGTYDTTFIDTSPELFVLPIPRDRATKLLTYLGDVSVNGFAGIKKSPKPEFPPVRFPSTPTTGNIPPGTKQILDQMGPAGLVAWIKEQKEVLLTDTTWRDGHQSLLATRIRTRDIVNISESTASLLPNLFSLEMWGGATFDVAYRFLKEDPWQRLASLRQKVPNILFQMLLRGSNAVGYTNYPDNLIKSFVAHSAEAGIDVFRIFDSLNWITGISVAIEAVRESGKVAEAALCYTGDILDQSRSKYNLAYYINMAKELERAGAHILAIKDMAGLLKPEAAYRLISSLKEAVNIPIHLHTHDTSGNGIYTYARAIEAGVDIVDAAVSSLAGMSSQPSANTLYYALEHNERQPKVDITALYELSHYWQDVRNYYKDFESSQFFPNPEVYLHEMPGGQFSNLKQQAKVLGLENQWDKIKEVYRQVNYMFGDIVKVTPSSKVVGDMTLYMVENNLTEDDIYERGETLNFPNSVVEFFAGHLGQPYQGFPKELQRIILKGRSPLTNRPGETMEAINFTEIRDTVNNLLQRPVTFADVLSYSLYPKVFTDWTNFANAYGDVSIIDTPTFFYGLVSREEIQVDIEEGKTLVIKLVSIEEPMPNGKRIVNFELNGLPREVAIKDHSIVATVITRLKAEEENPSHIGATLSGKVVKLFVDKGNVVKKGTPLLVTEAMKMETTILAPFDAVVKDIHIKPNETIETGDLLLELTKTPT; encoded by the coding sequence TTGAAAAAAATACATACTGTACTGGTCGCCAATCGGGGAGAAATTGCCATACGGGTATTCCGGGCCTGCAATGAATTAGGTATACGCACTATAGCAATTTATTCCAAAGAAGATATTTTTTCTTTGCACCGGTACACAGCGGATGAAGCCTATTTAATCGGTGAAGGTAAAGGCCCTATCGGCGCTTATCTCGATATTGAAGGCATCATGGAAATCGCTAAAAAGCGCGGTGTAGACGCCATTCATCCGGGCTACGGTTTTTTATCGGAAAATATTAATCTGGCTAAACGCTGCGCTGAGGAAGGGTTTATTTTTATTGGACCTGAAATGCAGCATTTACAGATGTTTGGTGATAAAATAAACGCCCGTAAAAAAGCCGTCGAAGTAGGATTACCGGTCATCCCCGGCAGCGACGGACCAGTCACGGACATTGAAGAAGTAAAAACTTTTGCCGCTCAGCACGGCTTTCCTTTCATCATCAAAGCCATCTTGGGCGGGGGCGGCCGCGGCATGCGCATTGTCCGCACTGCCGCCGCCCTGGAAGAATCGTACCACCGGGCGAAATCCGAAGCCCAATCGTCTTTTGGCAATGATGAGATATACCTGGAAAAACTTATTGAATACCCTAAACATATTGAAGTTCAGATATTGGGTGACAAATTCGGGAATATCGTCCACCTTTTTGAACGGGATTGCTCAGTGCAGCGGCGTCATCAAAAGGTTATTGAAATTGCTCCCAGCATATCTTTATCTAACGAATTGCGGCTATCCATCTGCAATGCCGCTGTCAAACTCATGCGGCATGTCGGCTACATAAGTGCCGGCACTGTGGAATTTCTCGTCACTTCGGATCAGAGCTTCTATTTCATTGAAGTTAATCCCCGCATACAGGTAGAACATACCATTACCGAGATGGTAACAGGCATCGATATGGTGCAGGCACAGCTTCTTATTGCCGATGGCTACCGCCTTTATGACGAGGAAGTGGGCATCCCGCAGCAAGAAAACATCCGCTGTAACGGTCACGCCATTCAGTGCCGGATTACTACCGAAGATCCGTCTAACCAATTTATGCCGGACACCGGCAAAATCAGCGTCTATCGCAGTGCCGGCGGCCCCGGAGTACGGCTGGATGCAGGCAATGCCTATGCCGGGTCGGTTATCACGCCTTTTTACGATTCCCTGCTGGTAAAAGTGTCTACCTGGGGGCTGACGCACAAAAGCGCCATCGCCAAAATGAAACGCTGTTTGGGTGAATTTCGTATCCGGGGCATTAAAACCAATATTGCTTTTCTATACAATGTAGTAAATCACGAAAAATTCTTACACGGGACTTATGACACCACCTTTATTGACACATCGCCCGAACTTTTCGTACTCCCTATCCCCAGGGACCGGGCCACGAAACTGTTAACCTACCTGGGCGATGTTTCGGTCAACGGCTTCGCAGGAATAAAAAAGTCCCCCAAACCTGAATTCCCGCCGGTGCGGTTTCCCAGCACACCTACTACTGGAAACATACCACCGGGAACAAAACAAATTCTGGACCAAATGGGACCGGCAGGACTGGTAGCCTGGATTAAAGAACAAAAAGAAGTACTATTAACGGACACCACCTGGCGGGACGGCCACCAGTCCCTGCTTGCCACCCGGATACGCACTCGTGATATAGTAAATATAAGCGAGTCCACTGCCAGCCTGCTGCCAAATCTATTTTCTCTGGAAATGTGGGGCGGCGCCACTTTTGATGTCGCCTACCGGTTCTTGAAGGAAGACCCCTGGCAGCGACTGGCCAGCCTGAGACAAAAGGTTCCCAACATATTATTCCAGATGCTCTTAAGAGGGTCCAATGCCGTAGGCTATACAAATTATCCCGACAACCTGATCAAGTCCTTCGTAGCCCACTCCGCCGAAGCAGGGATTGATGTTTTCCGTATCTTTGATAGCCTGAACTGGATTACCGGTATATCCGTCGCCATCGAAGCCGTCAGGGAATCCGGCAAAGTTGCCGAAGCTGCGTTGTGTTACACCGGTGATATTCTCGACCAGTCGCGGAGCAAATATAACCTGGCTTACTATATAAACATGGCCAAGGAATTAGAGCGGGCCGGAGCCCACATTCTGGCCATCAAGGACATGGCCGGCTTGCTAAAACCGGAAGCTGCCTATCGTCTGATATCTTCCTTAAAAGAGGCGGTAAATATTCCCATCCATCTCCACACTCATGATACCAGCGGTAACGGTATCTATACCTATGCCCGCGCCATTGAGGCGGGTGTGGACATAGTTGACGCGGCGGTTTCCTCGCTGGCAGGAATGTCTTCTCAGCCCAGTGCCAATACTTTATATTACGCCCTGGAGCACAACGAACGCCAGCCCAAGGTCGACATTACCGCCTTATACGAACTATCCCATTACTGGCAGGATGTCAGAAATTATTATAAAGATTTTGAAAGCAGTCAGTTTTTCCCTAACCCGGAAGTATACCTGCATGAAATGCCGGGTGGACAGTTTAGTAATTTGAAACAGCAGGCCAAAGTCCTGGGCTTGGAAAATCAGTGGGACAAAATCAAGGAGGTCTATCGCCAAGTCAATTATATGTTCGGAGATATCGTAAAAGTAACCCCATCCTCAAAGGTTGTTGGTGACATGACCTTGTATATGGTGGAAAATAACTTGACCGAAGATGATATTTACGAGCGGGGCGAAACCCTCAACTTTCCCAACTCGGTTGTGGAATTTTTTGCCGGTCACCTGGGTCAGCCCTATCAAGGGTTCCCGAAAGAATTACAGCGTATTATCCTTAAGGGGCGTTCCCCATTGACCAACCGCCCGGGGGAAACCATGGAAGCAATCAACTTTACAGAAATACGCGACACGGTAAATAACCTGTTGCAGCGTCCGGTTACCTTTGCTGATGTTCTTTCCTACTCTTTATATCCCAAGGTCTTTACTGACTGGACTAACTTCGCCAACGCCTACGGTGATGTCAGTATAATAGACACGCCGACATTTTTCTATGGTCTTGTCTCCCGTGAGGAAATACAGGTAGATATTGAAGAGGGAAAAACTTTGGTAATAAAACTGGTTTCCATTGAGGAACCTATGCCCAATGGAAAAAGAATCGTTAATTTTGAACTCAACGGACTACCCCGGGAAGTAGCCATCAAGGACCATAGCATTGTTGCCACGGTAATTACCCGCTTAAAAGCGGAAGAAGAAAACCCCAGTCATATCGGCGCGACATTATCGGGAAAAGTAGTCAAGTTGTTTGTAGACAAGGGGAATGTGGTAAAAAAAGGGACACCGCTCCTGGTAACCGAGGCCATGAAAATGGAAACAACAATTCTGGCGCCGTTTGACGCTGTCGTGAAAGACATACACATCAAACCCAACGAAACGATAGAAACCGGCGACTTGCTGTTGGAGTTGACGAAAACTCCAACATAG
- a CDS encoding response regulator transcription factor, which translates to MRILVVEDDEPLREAVMAALAEDSYSVDFSGSGDEGLYLASQGIYDLVILDVMLPGLSGLEVVKRLRADAVTLPVLLLTAKDSVADKVKGLDAGADDYLVKPFAVPELLARVKALLRRVNPGGRDGDVSYGGISVNSKCKDGFVDGCALQLTSKEFELLEFLILNHDQILTREQIFDRIWGFDSETTIGIVDLYIHYLRKKLTPYQRDGLIRTVRGAGFMLKETK; encoded by the coding sequence ATGAGAATCCTGGTCGTAGAGGATGATGAACCGCTGCGGGAGGCGGTTATGGCGGCCCTTGCGGAAGATAGTTACTCGGTTGATTTTAGCGGTTCAGGCGATGAAGGATTGTATTTGGCCAGCCAAGGCATCTACGATTTGGTGATTCTTGACGTTATGCTGCCGGGACTAAGCGGCTTAGAGGTTGTTAAGCGTTTGCGGGCCGATGCCGTCACGCTACCCGTATTGCTGCTTACAGCGAAAGACAGTGTGGCGGACAAGGTTAAAGGGCTGGACGCGGGCGCCGACGATTACCTGGTAAAACCTTTTGCCGTGCCGGAACTCTTAGCAAGGGTAAAGGCGTTGCTCCGACGGGTAAATCCCGGGGGCCGGGACGGGGATGTAAGCTATGGCGGCATATCTGTCAATTCTAAATGCAAGGATGGGTTTGTAGACGGATGTGCTCTCCAGTTAACTTCTAAAGAGTTTGAGTTGTTGGAATTTCTGATATTAAACCATGATCAAATCTTAACCAGAGAACAAATATTTGACCGCATATGGGGTTTCGACTCGGAAACAACTATTGGCATTGTGGACCTATATATTCACTATCTGCGGAAAAAACTGACTCCCTATCAGCGGGACGGCCTGATTCGAACGGTACGCGGAGCCGGTTTTATGCTGAAGGAGACAAAATAG
- a CDS encoding sensor histidine kinase, whose amino-acid sequence MFRKTLLKLTALNSIVFFIIFIVSGAMLYGYVANQLLDNVDRDMRQKSQAFRVLNGRPGFAPSSPGILDPRIFILVRDTEGNIMNPFSFPFADMDRVASFLPGLETGAFQTRKINEHVYRMLSQPYARAENIILPPDGARVIVQEVLAVSIVDSEVSMLRHLMVVILTDLITGTLVIVLAGYFLARRALIPIQVAWDKQQQFVADASHELRTPLAVIKSNAELMLRHPEHSVEDESIKITSIIREAIRMRRLVSTLLTLARADANQAELHFQPVNLNKTVTEVAGQFYPLAEMKDISLQVNIVGELRLTADKERLHQLLVILLDNAVKYTLAQGNIAVSCCRQSGQAVISVKDTGAGIAPEELPRIFDRFYRGDKARSREDGGTGLGLAIAKWIVEKHGGKIRMNSQVGIGTEVVVTLPLSNS is encoded by the coding sequence ATGTTTCGCAAAACATTATTGAAGCTAACTGCTCTCAACTCCATTGTTTTTTTTATCATTTTTATCGTTTCAGGAGCTATGCTTTACGGCTATGTGGCCAACCAGCTTCTTGACAATGTGGACAGAGACATGCGGCAGAAAAGTCAAGCCTTCCGCGTTTTAAACGGACGTCCCGGATTTGCACCCAGTTCTCCGGGCATACTGGATCCAAGAATATTTATCCTGGTCCGCGATACGGAAGGAAATATCATGAATCCATTTTCGTTTCCGTTTGCGGATATGGACCGCGTTGCTTCATTTCTGCCAGGACTGGAAACAGGAGCTTTCCAAACCAGAAAAATCAATGAACATGTTTACCGCATGCTGAGTCAACCATATGCTCGGGCTGAAAACATAATACTCCCGCCGGATGGCGCCCGGGTAATTGTTCAAGAAGTGCTGGCAGTCAGCATAGTGGACTCGGAAGTGTCTATGCTCAGACATTTGATGGTAGTCATATTGACAGACTTGATTACCGGTACGTTGGTTATTGTCCTGGCCGGATATTTTTTAGCAAGGCGGGCTTTGATCCCCATCCAGGTAGCCTGGGACAAACAGCAGCAATTTGTTGCCGACGCGTCCCATGAATTGCGAACACCGCTAGCAGTCATCAAAAGCAATGCCGAGCTTATGTTGCGGCACCCGGAACACTCTGTTGAAGATGAAAGCATAAAAATTACCAGTATTATCCGGGAAGCTATCCGCATGCGCCGTTTGGTTTCCACATTACTTACCTTAGCCCGGGCAGATGCCAATCAAGCCGAGCTTCACTTCCAGCCGGTAAATTTAAATAAGACTGTGACTGAGGTTGCCGGGCAATTCTATCCTTTAGCTGAAATGAAAGATATTTCCCTGCAAGTGAATATCGTGGGGGAATTGCGGCTAACAGCTGATAAAGAAAGGTTGCACCAGCTTCTGGTTATACTTTTGGACAACGCCGTTAAATATACCTTGGCTCAAGGTAATATTGCCGTCTCTTGTTGCCGGCAGTCCGGTCAAGCGGTAATTTCGGTGAAAGACACCGGCGCCGGTATTGCCCCGGAAGAACTGCCGCGAATATTTGATCGTTTTTACCGGGGAGATAAAGCTCGTTCCCGTGAAGACGGCGGCACAGGGCTTGGCTTGGCGATCGCCAAATGGATAGTTGAGAAACACGGCGGCAAGATACGGATGAACAGCCAGGTCGGAATTGGTACGGAAGTGGTGGTGACATTACCTTTGTCAAATTCATAG